The following proteins are co-located in the Paludibaculum fermentans genome:
- a CDS encoding DUF1223 domain-containing protein: protein MKLGNIVVYPCAAAALIALTAALVAAALGDAGPAAPVLVELFTSEGCSSCPHADAVLARLDQEQTVSGVPVIVLSEHVDYWNSIGWKDPFSSPQFSARQQAYSQAFRLESAYTPQMVVDGRAQFVGSDIAALQSAVAKAARLGKAELRILAAVRNGTEAAIEIEAGRGTSNPKEDWNVWVALASDRESVAVRRGENSGRELTHVAVVRTLVNGGSVKHGGSFHKTVRVPLDPKLKGIRAVVFLQPSGAGPVAAAAMRPLAN from the coding sequence ATGAAACTGGGAAACATCGTTGTCTATCCTTGCGCAGCCGCCGCGCTGATCGCCCTAACTGCCGCACTCGTGGCGGCCGCATTGGGCGATGCCGGACCCGCGGCCCCGGTTCTGGTGGAGCTCTTTACGTCGGAGGGCTGCTCCAGTTGCCCACACGCTGATGCGGTGCTGGCCCGCCTCGACCAGGAGCAGACCGTTTCGGGTGTGCCCGTGATCGTCCTCAGCGAACATGTCGACTACTGGAACAGCATCGGCTGGAAGGATCCCTTCTCCTCCCCACAGTTCAGTGCGCGGCAGCAGGCCTATAGCCAGGCGTTCCGGCTGGAATCCGCCTACACCCCGCAGATGGTGGTGGACGGCCGCGCGCAGTTTGTCGGCAGCGACATAGCCGCGCTCCAAAGTGCGGTAGCTAAAGCGGCCCGTCTGGGTAAAGCAGAGCTGCGGATCCTGGCGGCCGTCCGCAATGGTACGGAGGCGGCCATTGAAATAGAGGCCGGACGTGGCACGTCCAACCCGAAGGAGGATTGGAACGTGTGGGTCGCTTTGGCCAGCGACAGGGAGTCAGTGGCCGTCAGGCGCGGCGAGAATTCCGGCCGGGAGCTCACGCACGTGGCCGTGGTCCGCACCCTTGTCAACGGCGGCAGCGTGAAGCATGGCGGCAGCTTCCACAAGACCGTACGCGTCCCGCTCGACCCCAAGCTGAAAGGCATACGAGCGGTTGTCTTCCTGCAGCCGTCCGGAGCCGGTCCGGTCGCCGCCGCCGCCATGCGGCCGCTGGCCAACTGA
- a CDS encoding peptidylprolyl isomerase, with product MRYLLCLAATLLLVSCGEKPAPPPKKVAAGKSLKDQPMPDVYKVLFDTSKGSFVVEVHKDWAPKGAEQFWMLVNTGFFNDTRFFRVRPEFIVQFGLSGDPNTNAMLNAKPIEDDAVKQKNVKGTISFAQSGKSSRRTQVFVNLKDNSDLDKDGFAPFGKVTLGLDVFEKLYVGYGEWDPPGRGPNASRIATEGNKYLDARFPRLDKILRAKVVR from the coding sequence ATGCGTTATCTGCTTTGTCTCGCCGCCACGCTCCTGCTCGTCTCCTGCGGCGAGAAACCCGCCCCGCCCCCTAAGAAGGTAGCCGCCGGCAAGTCACTGAAAGACCAGCCGATGCCCGATGTGTACAAGGTGCTCTTCGACACCTCCAAGGGTTCGTTTGTCGTGGAAGTGCACAAGGATTGGGCGCCGAAGGGAGCGGAGCAGTTCTGGATGCTGGTGAACACGGGCTTCTTCAACGACACGCGGTTCTTCCGCGTCAGGCCCGAATTCATCGTCCAGTTCGGGTTGTCCGGCGACCCGAACACGAACGCGATGCTCAACGCCAAGCCCATCGAAGACGACGCCGTGAAGCAGAAGAACGTCAAGGGGACCATCTCGTTCGCGCAAAGCGGCAAGAGCTCGCGCCGCACCCAGGTCTTTGTGAACCTGAAGGACAATTCGGATCTGGACAAGGACGGCTTCGCTCCGTTCGGCAAAGTCACCCTGGGTTTGGACGTCTTCGAGAAGCTCTACGTAGGGTATGGCGAATGGGATCCGCCCGGGCGCGGGCCGAACGCCTCGCGCATTGCCACCGAAGGGAACAAGTATCTGGATGCGCGCTTCCCGCGGCTCGACAAGATCCTGCGCGCGAAGGTCGTGCGTTAG
- a CDS encoding family 10 glycosylhydrolase, with product MSVNRRSFLRQSLVAAAVLESLEAKPRAAGVKNWAWIPTNTRPTADEWKLRFEKLRAAGIQAILPEVYAGREAFFASTRLPVKQDWLGLILPLAKAAGLEVHAWMWCMPCMNPEVIKAHPDWYNVNAKGESASDKPAYVQYYKFLDPGRPEVREWVLGTVKEIASIPELTGVHLDYIRHPDAILPSGLWKKYNIVQDHVFPEYDYGYTEYERAEFKKKYGSDPMQKMDAKLDEKWFQFRLDMVTGLVNGYLVPAAHAAKKQITAAVFPGPSLARINVRQDWGRWKLDAFLPMIYHSFYQETPAWVGKMTREGVGAVKAPLYSGLFLGGMKEAEFADAVRESLQAGAAGVSIFAENGLNDARLQVLKSVSEKARS from the coding sequence ATGAGCGTGAATCGGCGTTCGTTTCTCCGGCAGAGCCTCGTGGCCGCCGCTGTATTGGAATCACTCGAGGCTAAGCCGCGCGCGGCGGGTGTCAAGAACTGGGCTTGGATTCCCACGAATACCCGTCCGACCGCAGACGAGTGGAAGCTCCGCTTCGAGAAACTGCGCGCAGCGGGCATCCAGGCGATTCTGCCCGAAGTCTATGCCGGCCGGGAGGCGTTCTTCGCCAGCACCCGGCTGCCGGTGAAGCAGGATTGGCTCGGCCTGATCCTGCCGCTTGCCAAGGCCGCGGGGCTCGAAGTGCATGCCTGGATGTGGTGCATGCCCTGCATGAATCCGGAGGTCATCAAAGCGCACCCCGACTGGTACAACGTGAATGCCAAAGGCGAGTCCGCGTCAGACAAGCCGGCTTACGTGCAGTACTACAAGTTCCTGGATCCGGGCCGGCCTGAAGTGCGCGAGTGGGTGCTGGGCACGGTGAAGGAGATCGCCTCCATTCCTGAACTCACCGGAGTCCATCTCGATTACATTCGCCATCCCGATGCGATTCTGCCCAGCGGCTTGTGGAAGAAGTACAACATCGTTCAGGACCACGTCTTTCCCGAATACGACTACGGCTACACCGAGTACGAGCGGGCCGAGTTCAAGAAGAAGTATGGCTCCGATCCGATGCAGAAGATGGACGCGAAGCTGGATGAGAAGTGGTTCCAGTTCCGGCTTGATATGGTAACCGGCCTGGTGAATGGGTACCTTGTACCGGCCGCCCATGCGGCGAAGAAGCAGATCACCGCGGCCGTCTTTCCCGGTCCGAGCCTCGCCCGCATCAATGTCCGGCAGGACTGGGGCCGCTGGAAGCTCGACGCCTTCCTGCCGATGATCTACCACTCGTTCTACCAGGAGACCCCGGCCTGGGTCGGCAAAATGACCAGGGAAGGCGTGGGCGCCGTCAAAGCGCCGCTCTACAGCGGTCTGTTCCTGGGCGGCATGAAAGAGGCCGAGTTCGCTGACGCGGTGCGCGAGTCCCTGCAGGCAGGCGCGGCCGGCGTCTCAATCTTTGCTGAGAACGGCCTGAATGACGCCCGGCTGCAGGTCTTGAAGTCCGTCTCGGAGAAGGCCCGCTCCTAG
- a CDS encoding cytochrome D1 domain-containing protein, with the protein MRKTWILLLPLCVNMALGQGGLLLVANKGDQAVAIIDPKTGKSIAAVPEGGETAHELVASPDGRVAYAPIYGNSGVGKPGTDGRNMVVVDLKTHKVTGNVDFGKGIRPHCPVIGPKNGLLYVTTELDNTITVIDPKSLKIVGTVPTGQAESHMLAISRDGKRGYTANVGPGTVSVLDLDAKKTVKIIPISRNTQRIALSVDDKLVFTSDQTAPRLAVIDAATNTIKSWVDLPAPGYGTAPTPDGKYLVVAVSKANKVAVVDLGTMKVTKTIDVPAAPQEVLVRPDGKVAYVSCDSSKKVAAIRTSDWSVEQMIEAGKGADGLAWAGR; encoded by the coding sequence ATGCGTAAAACCTGGATCCTGCTGTTACCACTGTGCGTGAACATGGCCTTGGGGCAAGGCGGCCTGCTGCTGGTGGCGAATAAAGGCGATCAGGCCGTGGCGATCATCGATCCCAAAACCGGCAAGTCGATTGCCGCAGTGCCCGAAGGCGGTGAGACGGCGCATGAACTGGTGGCCTCGCCCGATGGGCGTGTGGCCTACGCGCCCATTTATGGCAACTCCGGGGTCGGCAAGCCGGGCACGGATGGACGCAACATGGTGGTGGTCGACCTGAAGACCCACAAAGTCACCGGCAATGTCGATTTCGGCAAGGGTATCCGGCCCCATTGCCCGGTGATCGGGCCGAAGAATGGCCTGCTGTACGTGACCACGGAACTCGACAACACCATCACCGTGATCGACCCCAAATCTCTGAAGATTGTCGGCACCGTCCCTACCGGACAGGCTGAATCGCACATGCTGGCAATCAGCCGTGACGGTAAGCGCGGCTACACCGCGAATGTCGGTCCAGGGACGGTCTCCGTGCTCGACCTGGATGCGAAGAAGACGGTGAAGATCATCCCGATCTCCAGGAATACGCAGCGTATTGCGCTTTCCGTGGACGACAAGCTCGTTTTCACCTCAGACCAGACCGCGCCGAGGCTGGCGGTCATCGACGCCGCGACGAACACTATTAAGTCCTGGGTGGACTTGCCGGCTCCGGGCTATGGGACCGCACCGACTCCGGATGGGAAGTACCTGGTAGTGGCGGTTTCCAAGGCGAACAAAGTGGCGGTGGTCGACCTCGGCACCATGAAGGTGACGAAGACGATCGATGTGCCGGCTGCTCCGCAGGAAGTGCTGGTGCGTCCGGATGGCAAGGTGGCCTATGTCTCCTGCGACTCCAGCAAGAAGGTGGCGGCGATCCGAACCTCCGACTGGTCTGTCGAACAGATGATCGAGGCGGGCAAAGGCGCTGACGGTTTAGCCTGGGCCGGCCGGTAG
- a CDS encoding bifunctional YncE family protein/alkaline phosphatase family protein, which produces MPNLLRPVVLFAALFCTAAFPQTKERPVRAVTDPGVITTRQSITPAGIPLVFQGKVYGVGFGKDDTEIWVLNQTQLYQVDWRSGRILSNITHNSTPAYQGLVTHQGIPYVAATVRRGNPGLFVVNGTQLQPLAANLGKHNAGGLGLGGGRIILPITAQNRAVVVELASGKTLGEAATGIAPFAAVVSTDGKTAYVSNWGGRTAKPGERTSPAGPGANADQVLVDDRGVSASGTVSRLDLATFKTTDSIPTGLHPNGMAWDEPHARLYIANNNDDSVTVIDTAAKRAIRQLKIQPFAGVPSGLAPTATAVSADGKRLFVACGGINAIAVIDTASGRVEGLIPTGWYPSGLTLSSDGKRLAVTSMLGVGSGFAEKPERRFVHSYRGTVHVIDLPDAPQLASYTRAVADNNHLPLTSVAAAATTPNRTPKAVPERAGDASLIEHIVYIIKENRTYDQVLGDMPKGNGEPSLVMFGEDVTPNTHRLADQFVLLDNFYASGGNSADGHQWLAQANEVSYALWPGYEGRSYPFDGTDPLAIGRGGTIWDMARKLGKTVRLYGEYGGTLPEPPKRRIEYLNRWKAGEDFTAAFNIKPPSAHLTPFFAANYPPYTNSIPDQIRAQIFLKDLKQWEQDGRMPNMTVMLINCDHTFGTTPETSTPKAMVADNDLALGKIVEALTKSKFWPKMAILIVEDDAQNGVDHVDGHRTVALAVSPYTRRGHVDSTFYSHQSMLKTMELMLGLPALSLFDMIANEMRPSFTNQADLTPYTHVQPRQDLFEMNPPLKALRGQPKSAAIASARMRWDVPDAVPSGKLNQILWHSTRGWNTPFPGVKISLFAPYSVDIDDDDR; this is translated from the coding sequence ATGCCCAACCTGCTCCGCCCGGTCGTTCTTTTCGCGGCTCTTTTCTGCACGGCAGCCTTCCCGCAAACGAAGGAACGCCCGGTTCGAGCCGTCACCGATCCGGGTGTCATCACCACGCGGCAGAGCATCACTCCGGCCGGCATTCCCCTGGTATTCCAGGGCAAGGTGTACGGCGTCGGCTTCGGCAAAGACGATACCGAAATCTGGGTCCTCAACCAGACCCAGCTCTACCAGGTGGACTGGCGCAGCGGCCGGATCCTGTCGAACATCACCCACAACTCGACACCCGCTTATCAGGGCTTGGTCACCCACCAGGGCATACCGTACGTTGCGGCCACGGTGCGTCGCGGCAATCCTGGACTATTCGTCGTCAACGGGACCCAGCTCCAACCGCTGGCCGCGAATCTCGGCAAGCACAACGCGGGCGGCCTGGGGCTGGGCGGCGGGCGCATCATCCTGCCCATCACGGCGCAGAACAGGGCGGTCGTTGTGGAACTTGCTTCAGGCAAGACCCTCGGCGAAGCCGCGACCGGCATCGCGCCCTTCGCCGCCGTAGTGAGCACGGACGGCAAAACAGCCTACGTCTCCAACTGGGGCGGCCGCACCGCCAAACCCGGCGAACGGACATCACCCGCGGGTCCGGGCGCCAATGCGGATCAGGTCCTGGTGGACGATCGCGGCGTGTCGGCTTCCGGCACCGTATCCCGCCTCGACCTCGCCACTTTCAAAACAACCGATTCGATTCCCACCGGACTGCATCCCAACGGCATGGCTTGGGACGAGCCGCACGCGCGCCTGTACATCGCCAATAACAACGACGATTCCGTAACCGTGATCGACACCGCCGCAAAACGGGCCATTCGGCAGCTGAAGATCCAGCCCTTTGCCGGAGTCCCCTCAGGTCTCGCGCCCACGGCCACCGCCGTCTCGGCCGACGGGAAACGCCTCTTCGTCGCATGCGGCGGCATCAACGCCATCGCCGTCATCGACACAGCCAGCGGGCGGGTCGAGGGACTCATTCCGACGGGCTGGTATCCCAGCGGCCTCACGCTCTCCTCCGACGGCAAACGCCTCGCCGTGACCTCCATGCTCGGTGTCGGTTCCGGCTTCGCCGAGAAACCCGAACGCCGCTTCGTCCACAGCTACCGAGGCACGGTGCACGTCATCGACCTGCCCGACGCGCCTCAACTCGCCAGCTACACCCGCGCCGTCGCCGACAACAATCACCTGCCGCTCACCAGCGTCGCAGCGGCCGCCACCACGCCCAACCGCACGCCGAAAGCCGTACCCGAGCGCGCCGGCGACGCCTCCCTGATCGAGCACATCGTCTACATCATCAAGGAAAACCGCACCTACGACCAGGTCCTCGGCGACATGCCCAAGGGCAACGGCGAGCCGTCCCTCGTCATGTTCGGTGAGGACGTCACCCCCAACACACACCGCCTGGCCGATCAGTTCGTACTGCTCGACAACTTCTACGCCTCGGGCGGCAACAGCGCGGACGGCCACCAGTGGCTGGCCCAGGCCAACGAAGTTTCCTACGCGCTCTGGCCCGGTTACGAAGGCCGCAGCTATCCCTTTGACGGCACCGACCCGCTCGCCATCGGGCGCGGCGGCACCATCTGGGACATGGCCCGCAAGCTGGGAAAGACGGTCCGGCTCTACGGCGAATACGGCGGCACGCTGCCGGAGCCGCCCAAACGCCGCATCGAATACCTGAACCGTTGGAAGGCCGGCGAAGACTTCACGGCGGCTTTCAACATCAAGCCGCCCAGCGCCCATCTCACCCCGTTCTTCGCGGCCAACTATCCGCCGTATACGAACTCCATCCCGGATCAGATTCGCGCGCAGATCTTCCTCAAGGACCTGAAGCAGTGGGAGCAGGACGGCAGGATGCCGAACATGACCGTCATGCTCATCAACTGCGACCACACGTTCGGCACCACGCCCGAAACCTCCACCCCGAAAGCCATGGTCGCCGATAACGACCTCGCCCTGGGCAAGATTGTCGAAGCCCTCACGAAGTCGAAGTTCTGGCCGAAAATGGCGATCCTCATCGTCGAAGACGACGCCCAGAACGGCGTGGATCACGTCGACGGTCATCGCACCGTCGCCCTCGCAGTGAGCCCCTATACCCGCCGCGGTCACGTCGACTCCACTTTCTACTCGCACCAGAGCATGCTCAAGACGATGGAGTTGATGCTCGGCCTCCCTGCCCTGTCCCTGTTCGACATGATCGCCAACGAGATGCGCCCCAGCTTCACCAACCAGGCGGACCTCACCCCGTACACGCACGTCCAGCCCAGGCAGGATCTCTTCGAGATGAATCCACCGCTGAAAGCCCTGCGCGGCCAGCCAAAATCGGCCGCCATCGCTTCCGCCAGGATGCGCTGGGATGTCCCCGACGCCGTACCCAGCGGCAAGCTGAACCAGATCCTGTGGCACTCCACACGCGGCTGGAACACACCTTTTCCGGGCGTGAAGATCTCCCTGTTCGCCCCGTACTCCGTCGACATCGACGACGACGATCGATAG
- the cysS gene encoding cysteine--tRNA ligase, which translates to MALRFYNTLTQELEEFQPQDGKTVRMYTCGPTVYSFVHIGNFRTFSFQDILRRTLKARGFTLDHVMNITDVEDKIIRNAMAAGQTIQEYTAQYTQAFKDDSATLRLEAPERLAFATEHIPEMVNAIERLAAGNHTYANEGSTYFRISTFPEYGKLSHTNFSGNIAGARVEVDEYDKADARDFVLWKAQKPGEPAWETPLGEGRPGWHIECSVMAMKYLGETIDIHTGGVDLVFPHHENEIAQSEAITGKRFVRYWLHAEHLMVEGQKMSKSLGNFYTLRDIIEKGYSPESIRYLLVSAHYRKQLNFTFDGLKGAAASLERLRNFELRLKNDRLPEGINPQVEERTAAASSAFNKGLDDDLNTSDALAAIYEYVRDANTAMDAGQFQAGNAPGAHALLAEFDAVFDVLKPTLQSGALTDAEIDEKVAERNKAKKAKDFKRADALRNELLEQGVVLEDTKDGVRWKRK; encoded by the coding sequence ATGGCACTGCGGTTCTACAACACTCTCACCCAGGAACTCGAAGAGTTTCAGCCACAGGATGGCAAGACGGTCCGCATGTACACCTGCGGCCCGACCGTCTACTCGTTCGTACACATTGGGAACTTCCGTACGTTCTCATTCCAGGACATCCTGCGGCGGACCCTGAAAGCTCGCGGCTTCACGCTGGACCACGTCATGAACATCACGGACGTCGAGGACAAAATCATCCGCAATGCAATGGCGGCGGGCCAGACGATCCAGGAGTATACGGCGCAGTACACGCAAGCTTTTAAGGACGATTCGGCCACGCTGCGGCTGGAAGCGCCTGAGCGGCTCGCCTTTGCCACGGAACACATCCCTGAGATGGTGAACGCCATCGAGCGGCTGGCGGCCGGCAACCACACCTATGCGAACGAGGGCTCGACTTACTTCCGTATTTCGACGTTCCCGGAGTACGGCAAGTTGTCGCATACGAACTTCAGCGGCAACATCGCCGGAGCGCGGGTAGAAGTAGACGAGTACGACAAGGCCGATGCGCGCGACTTCGTCCTGTGGAAGGCGCAGAAACCGGGCGAGCCGGCGTGGGAGACTCCTTTGGGCGAAGGCCGGCCGGGCTGGCACATCGAATGCTCGGTGATGGCGATGAAGTATCTCGGCGAAACCATCGATATCCACACGGGCGGAGTGGACCTGGTCTTCCCGCATCACGAGAACGAAATCGCCCAGTCGGAAGCGATCACCGGCAAGCGTTTTGTCCGCTACTGGCTGCACGCCGAACACCTAATGGTGGAAGGGCAGAAAATGTCGAAGTCGCTGGGCAATTTCTACACCCTGCGCGACATCATCGAGAAAGGCTACTCGCCGGAGTCGATTCGCTACCTGCTGGTTTCGGCCCACTACCGCAAGCAGCTCAACTTCACGTTTGACGGGCTGAAGGGCGCGGCGGCCTCCCTGGAGCGCCTGCGCAACTTCGAACTGCGGCTGAAGAACGACCGCCTGCCGGAGGGTATCAATCCCCAGGTGGAGGAACGGACGGCAGCAGCCAGCTCAGCATTCAACAAGGGCCTGGATGACGACTTGAACACGTCGGACGCGTTGGCCGCCATTTATGAATATGTCCGCGACGCCAATACGGCGATGGATGCCGGGCAGTTCCAGGCGGGAAATGCGCCCGGCGCCCACGCCCTGCTGGCCGAGTTCGATGCCGTCTTTGACGTGCTGAAGCCGACGCTCCAGAGCGGAGCGCTCACGGACGCGGAGATCGACGAGAAGGTGGCCGAGCGCAACAAAGCCAAGAAGGCCAAGGACTTCAAGCGGGCCGACGCCTTGCGCAACGAATTACTGGAGCAGGGAGTCGTCCTGGAAGACACGAAAGACGGAGTCCGCTGGAAGCGGAAGTAA
- a CDS encoding FdhF/YdeP family oxidoreductase produces the protein MRRHSGGGWSAIRYTLGKTFEAATGPVDFWRRMSSKNACKTCALGMGGQAGGMHNEAGHFPEFCKKSVQAMAADLQPPIDPMLFLSRTVDDLARYTPRQLENLGRLAYPLLRTSGSARYQRISWDEAFDRAAEAMRATSPDRSFFYSSGRSSNEAAFLLQWLARVYGTNNVNNCSYYCHQASGVGLSQSIGSGVATVTLDDLAHCDFALLTGANPASNHPRLISQLVEMRARGGQVIVVNPLWEPGLDRFYIPSKPMSLVFGSKVHDLYLQPRIGGDIALLKALLKVVIGEGACDDEFIRGYTVGFDALKASLASESVDELAAGAGLPAQAIIEVGKRYARARNAVFLWAMGITHHEHGVDNVTAIANLALARGMVGRPHAGLMPIRGHSNIQGVGSVGFAPNLRAGFLKTMEELYGLQPPAGKGLDSMGSLLAAEQDQMDFALFLGGNFFAANPDTGFSRAALSRVKTTVHINTKLNQSHVCVPPEREGGCTLILPTCARDEETQSTTQESGFSFVRLSEGGMSRPPASELKSEVEIITSLGARLLPEGGPIDFHRMRDHNAIRQVMADVVPGYKPVAGIGESKQEFHVEGRVRHTPVFPTSDGKARFLLVETPPNRLVDGALRLMTIRSEGQFNTVVYEEEDRYRGQAARDVILMNEADMRDRGLAEGTRVSVQSKAGSMTGIRATAYPIAKGCAAMYYPEANVLVERAVDGKSGTPSFKNVVVHVEASGQPG, from the coding sequence ATGCGGAGACACTCTGGGGGCGGCTGGTCCGCGATCCGCTACACACTGGGCAAGACTTTCGAGGCGGCGACCGGCCCCGTCGACTTCTGGCGGCGCATGTCGTCGAAGAATGCCTGCAAGACCTGCGCCCTCGGCATGGGCGGCCAGGCCGGCGGCATGCACAACGAAGCCGGCCACTTCCCCGAGTTCTGCAAGAAATCCGTACAGGCCATGGCAGCCGATCTCCAGCCGCCCATCGACCCCATGCTGTTCCTCTCGCGCACCGTCGATGACCTCGCCCGCTACACGCCCAGGCAGCTCGAGAATCTGGGCCGCCTCGCCTACCCGCTGCTGCGCACCTCCGGTTCGGCCCGCTACCAGCGCATCTCCTGGGACGAAGCGTTCGACCGCGCCGCCGAAGCGATGCGCGCCACCAGCCCGGACCGCAGCTTCTTCTACTCCTCGGGCCGCAGCAGCAACGAGGCCGCCTTCCTGCTCCAGTGGCTGGCGCGCGTCTACGGCACCAACAACGTCAACAACTGCTCCTATTACTGCCACCAGGCCAGCGGAGTCGGCCTCAGCCAAAGCATCGGCTCCGGCGTAGCCACCGTCACGCTGGACGACCTCGCCCACTGCGACTTCGCCCTGCTAACCGGAGCCAATCCCGCCAGCAACCATCCGCGCCTCATCTCCCAACTCGTGGAAATGCGCGCACGCGGCGGCCAGGTGATTGTCGTCAATCCTCTCTGGGAGCCCGGTCTCGACCGGTTCTACATCCCATCGAAGCCGATGTCCCTCGTCTTCGGATCGAAAGTACACGACCTCTACCTGCAGCCGCGCATCGGCGGAGACATCGCCCTGTTGAAGGCTCTTCTGAAGGTGGTCATCGGCGAAGGAGCTTGCGACGACGAGTTCATCCGCGGCTACACCGTCGGCTTCGACGCGCTGAAGGCCTCGCTGGCAAGCGAGTCCGTCGACGAACTGGCCGCCGGCGCCGGCCTGCCGGCCCAGGCCATCATCGAGGTCGGCAAACGCTACGCCCGCGCCAGGAACGCCGTCTTCCTCTGGGCCATGGGCATCACCCATCACGAGCATGGCGTCGACAACGTGACGGCCATCGCCAACCTGGCCCTCGCGCGCGGCATGGTGGGCCGCCCGCACGCCGGACTGATGCCGATCCGCGGCCACTCGAACATCCAGGGCGTCGGCTCGGTCGGTTTCGCTCCGAACCTTCGCGCCGGGTTCCTGAAGACGATGGAGGAGCTCTATGGGCTCCAGCCCCCTGCAGGCAAGGGCCTCGACTCCATGGGCTCCCTCCTGGCGGCGGAGCAGGACCAGATGGACTTCGCCCTCTTCCTGGGCGGCAACTTCTTCGCAGCCAATCCCGACACCGGCTTCTCGCGAGCCGCCCTCAGCCGCGTGAAGACCACGGTCCACATCAACACCAAGCTCAACCAGTCCCATGTCTGCGTTCCGCCGGAACGCGAGGGCGGCTGCACCCTCATCCTCCCCACCTGCGCCCGCGACGAAGAGACGCAGTCCACCACACAGGAGAGCGGCTTCAGCTTTGTCCGGCTGTCCGAAGGCGGCATGAGCCGCCCGCCCGCCTCGGAACTTAAATCCGAAGTCGAAATCATCACCAGCCTCGGGGCCCGCCTCCTGCCCGAAGGCGGCCCCATCGATTTCCACCGCATGCGCGACCACAACGCCATCCGCCAGGTCATGGCCGACGTCGTCCCTGGCTACAAACCTGTCGCCGGCATCGGCGAGAGCAAACAGGAGTTCCACGTCGAGGGCCGCGTCCGCCATACCCCGGTCTTCCCCACCAGCGACGGCAAAGCTCGCTTCCTCCTCGTGGAGACACCGCCAAACCGGCTGGTGGACGGAGCGCTCCGGCTGATGACCATCCGCTCCGAGGGCCAGTTCAACACAGTGGTGTACGAGGAGGAGGATCGCTACCGCGGCCAGGCTGCCCGTGACGTGATCCTGATGAATGAAGCAGACATGCGCGATCGAGGGCTGGCGGAAGGCACCCGCGTCAGCGTGCAATCAAAGGCCGGCTCAATGACAGGGATCCGCGCCACCGCCTACCCCATCGCAAAAGGCTGCGCCGCCATGTACTACCCCGAAGCCAACGTGCTGGTGGAGAGGGCGGTCGACGGCAAAAGCGGTACCCCGTCGTTCAAGAACGTCGTGGTCCACGTGGAAGCTTCCGGGCAGCCTGGCTAA
- a CDS encoding trans-sulfuration enzyme family protein, translating to MNIQTKAVHSGDRKQPQKQIPVATPVHFAASWVCSDQAEQDRIFAAEEKGFAYSRYHNPTNEALEELITSLENGAGALACASGMAALQHSLMAALLDRRRKVLCARDVYGATIKLLMDVLGPFGVETTFVDTGDLAAVERAMEEEKPGVLLLETISNPLLRVSDLPALAALCRKQGTALVVDNTFASPLLVRPLEMGAHIVVHSSTKYLGGHGDTLGGLIVSDEEHLEAVRRLSRIVGPVMGPMECFLTMRGIKTFPLRVERQCRNAQGLAAWLRQQPGVERVYYPDDPQHPDAEVVSRLLPDGLFGGMVSFELKNAQSKEGAFEFLDRLKLIVKATSLGDVHTMVLYPWISSHRDVSPKQKQRMGIRENLIRLSVGIEALDDLVADVAQALA from the coding sequence ATGAACATCCAAACCAAAGCCGTTCACTCCGGAGACCGGAAGCAGCCTCAGAAGCAGATTCCGGTGGCGACGCCCGTGCATTTCGCCGCCAGTTGGGTTTGTTCCGACCAGGCTGAGCAGGACCGTATCTTCGCCGCCGAGGAGAAGGGTTTCGCTTACTCGCGCTACCACAATCCGACGAATGAGGCACTGGAAGAGCTGATCACCTCGCTGGAAAACGGAGCGGGTGCGCTGGCCTGCGCGTCGGGCATGGCCGCTCTGCAGCACTCGTTGATGGCTGCCCTGCTGGACCGCCGCCGCAAAGTGCTGTGCGCGCGCGACGTCTACGGCGCCACCATCAAGCTGCTGATGGATGTCCTGGGTCCGTTCGGGGTCGAGACCACCTTCGTCGATACCGGAGACCTGGCGGCTGTGGAACGCGCGATGGAGGAGGAGAAACCCGGCGTCCTGCTGCTGGAGACGATCTCCAACCCGCTTCTGCGAGTCAGTGATCTGCCGGCGCTGGCGGCCCTCTGCCGCAAGCAAGGCACGGCGCTGGTGGTCGACAACACGTTTGCCTCGCCGCTGCTGGTCCGTCCGCTGGAGATGGGCGCGCACATCGTCGTCCACAGCTCGACGAAGTATCTGGGCGGCCATGGTGACACGCTCGGCGGTCTGATCGTGAGCGACGAGGAGCACCTGGAGGCTGTGCGGCGTTTGTCGCGCATCGTGGGACCGGTCATGGGTCCGATGGAGTGCTTCCTGACTATGCGCGGCATCAAGACCTTCCCTCTCCGTGTAGAACGGCAGTGCCGCAACGCCCAGGGACTGGCCGCCTGGCTGCGCCAGCAACCCGGCGTGGAGCGCGTCTACTACCCGGACGATCCGCAACACCCCGATGCCGAGGTCGTCTCGCGGCTCCTGCCGGACGGCTTGTTCGGCGGCATGGTGAGCTTTGAACTGAAGAATGCGCAGTCGAAGGAAGGCGCCTTCGAGTTTCTCGACCGCCTGAAGCTGATCGTCAAGGCCACCTCGCTGGGCGACGTTCACACGATGGTGCTCTACCCGTGGATCTCCTCGCATCGTGATGTGTCGCCGAAGCAGAAGCAGCGGATGGGGATTCGTGAGAACCTGATCCGGCTCTCGGTCGGGATTGAAGCCCTGGACGACCTCGTCGCCGACGTGGCCCAGGCGTTGGCGTAA